Proteins encoded within one genomic window of Camelina sativa cultivar DH55 chromosome 19, Cs, whole genome shotgun sequence:
- the LOC104765517 gene encoding condensin-2 complex subunit H2-like, whose amino-acid sequence MFQELHPPFDIQEYGERIINKLTVEESGNVETFTDLMKGQEKHDVARAFSALLQLVNNGDVDLEKPGNSTNEQMCYTAVKPFSVRLLKNHNRENGKRAMNLPRKRAKSPITKGKSHDSPPPKKQNTCSVSSQTTRKVSLKISKINTVGTRCTPNSKKRRKGRSEDVAAEVTEVSSVEKSLGK is encoded by the exons ATGTTTCAGGAGCTACACCCTCCATTTGACATTCAAGAATATGGAGAAAGGATTATTAACAAACTGACTGTTGAAGAGAGTGGAAACGTGGAGACCTTTACCGATCTCATGAAAGGTCAAGAAAAGCACGATGTAGCTCGGGCTTTCTCTGCGCTTCTCCAGTTG GTGAACAATGGAGACGTTGATCTGGAAAAACCTGGGAACTCCACAAACGAACAAATGTGTTATACAGCAGTTAAACCTTTCAGTGTTCGGTTGCTCAAGAATCATAAcagagagaatgggaaaagagCAATGAATTTACCCCGGAAACGAGCTAAGTCTCCAATAACCAAAGGCAAATCTCACGattcaccaccaccaaagaaGCAAAACACATGTTCTGTCTCAAGCCAGACGACACGGAAAGTCTCGCTAAAGATCTCAAAGATCAACACTGTCGGCACAAGATGCACACCAAACAGTAAGAAGAGACGGAAAGGTCGATCTGAAGATGTAGCAGCTGAGGTAACGGAAGTTTCTTCAGTGGAAAAGTCTTTGGGGAAATAA